In Brachypodium distachyon strain Bd21 chromosome 2, Brachypodium_distachyon_v3.0, whole genome shotgun sequence, one genomic interval encodes:
- the LOC100822936 gene encoding protein DMP7 — translation MADGEEYKVLIEQASKDADGDPHQEDDDSDDDTSSFILLANLVLSGTARLNVLLPTATILTFAIFVPLVTDDGKCTRVNRILTAAFVLLCAASCVFFTLTDSFRSATGRLRYGIATPTGIRTFCGGHRRKAPREPEKYRLRWSDLFHTALSLVAFATFAASHHDMVRCYYPGVPRKVVNTVPLVVGFVVSLLFVMFPSRRRGIGYPFLLRTDLVYLRR, via the coding sequence ATGGCTGACGGAGAAGAATACAAGGTGCTCATCGAGCAAGCCAGCAAAGACGCCGACGGTGACCCACACCAAGAAGACGATGACAGTGATGATGACACTTCGAGCTTCATCTTGCTCGCCAACCTGGTCCTCAGCGGCACGGCCCGGCTCAATGTCCTCCTCCCGACGGCGACCATCCTGACATTCGCCATCTTCGTGCCTCTCGTCACCGACGATGGCAAGTGCACCCGTGTCAACCGCATCCTCACCGCTGCGTTCGTGCTGCTCTGCGCCGCCTCGTGCGTGTTCTTCACGCTCACCGACAGCTTCCGCTCCGCCACGGGCCGCCTCCGCTATGGCATCGCCACTCCGACGGGCATCCGCACATTCTGTGGTGGCCACCGGAGGAAGGCACCGAGGGAGCCAGAGAAGTACAGGCTGCGGTGGTCGGACCTCTTCCACACTGCCCTGTCGCTGGTCGCGTTCGCCACCTTCGCCGCTTCGCACCACGACATGGTCCGGTGCTACTACCCCGGCGTGCCCAGGAAGGTGGTGAACACCGTGCCCCTCGTGGTAGGCTTTGTGGTCAGCCTCCTCTTCGTGATGTTCCCTTCCAGGAGGAGAGGGATCGGCTACCCTTTCCTTCTCAGAACCGACCTCGTGTACCTACGGCGCTGA
- the LOC100823243 gene encoding NAD(P)H-quinone oxidoreductase subunit N, chloroplastic, translated as MWSGSAPAAARTASPRLPAPSHSSSRRAVRPGLSSVVRAGGGGGGLMDFVGGDLVKPDLGRWLEDVEKHKALAIYPPHEGGYEGRYLNRLRYQGYYFLDLSARGLGDPESTLTKIHPVCPPSLGRQPIARWYFPPEVDYRLSLLHPDAKGLVVWVLEAKVLSKAELQFLAMLPDLRPKVRVIAECGNWRKFIWKPLKQISGLEPDPDAEQ; from the exons ATGTGGTCAGGATCCGCGCCTGCCGCGGCGCGCACGGCGTCCCCGCGGCTCCCGGCGCCGTCCCACTCTTCGTCCCGGCGCGCGGTCCGTCCGGGATTGTCGTCGGTAgtgcgcgcgggcggcggcggcggcgggctgatGGACTTCGTGGGCGGGGACCTGGTGAAGCCGGACCTGGGGCGGTGGCTGGAGGACGTGGAGAAGCACAAGGCGCTGGCCATCTACCCGCCGCACGAGGGCGGCTACGAGGGCCGCTACCTCAACCGCCTCCGCTACCAGGGCTACTACTTCCTCGACCTCTCCGCCCGTGGCCTCGGCGACCCGGAATCCACCCTCACCAAGATCCACCCCGTCTGCCCG CCTAGCCTCGGGAGGCAGCCGATCGCGAGGTGGTACTTCCCCCCCGAGGTGGACTACAGGCTCAGCTTGCTGCACCCGGACGCCAAAGGCCTCGTCGTCTGGGTCCTCGAAGCCAAG GTTCTGTCCAAGGCTGAGCTGCAGTTCCTCGCAATGCTCCCGGATCTCCGCCCCAAAGTCAGGGTCATCGCGGAATGTGGCAACTG GAGAAAATTTATATGGAAGCCGCTGAAGCAAATATCCGGCCTTGAACCTGATCCGGACGCGGAACAATGA
- the LOC100822950 gene encoding amino acid permease 3 isoform X2, giving the protein MGESVVATYYYPSAAMEVSAAELGQSKQPGSKGGCDDDDRPSRTGTMWTASSHIITAVIGSGVLSLGWAIAQLGWVAGPAVMLLFSLVTYFTSSLLADCYRSGDQSTGKRNYTYMDAVNANLSGFKVKVCGLLQYANIVGVAIGYTIAASISMLAISRANCFHRKGHADPCKISSVPYMLVFGVAQVFFSQIPDFDQISWLSMLAAAMSFTYSSIGLGLGVAQVIANGGVQGSMTGISIGAGVTPMQKVWRSTQAFGDIAFAYSYSLILIEIQDTIRAPPKSTESKVMKRATLVSVAVTTVFYMLCGCMGYAAFGDRAPGNLLTGFGFYEPFWLLDVANAAIVVHLVGAYQVYCQPLFAFVEKYAGQRWPESRYVTREIELSVGGFRVNMFRLTWRTAFVVATTVVSMMLPFFNDVVGFLGALGFWPLTVYFPVEMYIVQRKVPRWSTRWVCLQMLSGGCLVISLAAAAGSIAGIKSDLKVYHPFKS; this is encoded by the exons ATGGGGGAGAGCGTCGTGGCCACGTACTACTACCCGTCGGCGGCAATGGAGGTgtccgccgccgagctcggcCAGAGCAAACAGCCCGGCTCCAAGGGTGgctgcgacgacgacgatcGCCCCAGCCGCACCG GCACGATGTGGACGGCGAGCTCGCACATCATCACGGCGGTGATCGGGTCCGGGGTGCTGTCGCTGGGCTGGGCCATCGCGCAGCTGGGCTGGGTGGCCGGCCCGGCGGTGATGCTGCTCTTCTCCCTCGTCACCTACTTCACCTCGTCCCTGCTCGCCGACTGCTACCGCTCGGGCGACCAGAGCACGGGCAAGCGCAACTACACCTACATGGACGCCGTGAACGCCAACCTGAGCGGCTTCAAGGTGAAGGTCTGTGGCCTGCTGCAGTACGCCAACATCGTGGGCGTGGCCATCGGGTACAccatcgccgcctccatcAGCATGCTGGCCATCAGCAGGGCCAACTGCTTCCACCGCAAGGGCCACGCCGACCCGTGCAAGATCTCCAGCGTGCCTTACATGCTCGTCTTCGGCGTCGCCCAGGTCTTCTTCTCCCAGATCCCCGACTTTGATCAGATCTCCTGGCTCTccatgctcgccgccgccatgtcctTCACCTACTCCTCCatcggcctcggcctcggcgtcGCCCAAGTCATCG CGAACGGAGGCGTGCAGGGAAGCATGACGGGGATCAGCATCGGGGCGGGGGTGACGCCGATGCAGAAGGTGTGGCGGAGCACGCAGGCGTTCGGggacatcgccttcgcataCTCCTACTCCCTCATCCTCATCGAGATCCAGGACACGATCCGGGCGCCGCCCAAGTCGACGGAGTCCAAGGTCATGAAGCGTGCCACGCTCGTCAGCGTGGCCGTGACAACCGTCTTCTACATGCTCTGCGGCTGCATGGGGTACGCGGCCTTCGGCGACCgggcgcccgggaacctcctcacCGGGTTCGGCTTCTACGAGCCCTTCTGGCTCCTGGACGTGGCCAacgccgccatcgtcgtccACCTCGTCGGGGCCTACCAGGTCTACTGCCAGCCCCTCTTCGCCTTCGTCGAGAAGTACGCGGGGCAGCGGTGGCCCGAGTCGCGGTACGTCACCAGGGAGATCGAGCTCTCCGTTGGTGGGTTCAGGGTGAACATGTTCCGGCTCACGTGGAGGACGGCGTTCGTGGTGGCGACCACCGTGGTGTCCATGATGCTGCCATTCTTCAACGACGTGGTGGGGTTCCTGGGCGCGCTCGGGTTCTGGCCGCTCACCGTCTACTTCCCCGTGGAGATGTATATCGTGCAGAGGAAAGTGCCCAGGTGGAGCACAAGGTGGGTGTGCCTGCAGATGCTCAGCGGCGGATGCCTCGTCATctccctggccgccgccgccggatccatCGCCGGCATCAAGTCCGACCTCAAGGTGTACCACCCGTTCAAGTCATGA
- the LOC100822950 gene encoding amino acid permease 3 isoform X1, producing the protein MPTAPAPINCRPYLLSPHHHLTLLQIFSTPSIHPSLHATCICSHTHYTYRIKAAKRLIEETEMGESVVATYYYPSAAMEVSAAELGQSKQPGSKGGCDDDDRPSRTGTMWTASSHIITAVIGSGVLSLGWAIAQLGWVAGPAVMLLFSLVTYFTSSLLADCYRSGDQSTGKRNYTYMDAVNANLSGFKVKVCGLLQYANIVGVAIGYTIAASISMLAISRANCFHRKGHADPCKISSVPYMLVFGVAQVFFSQIPDFDQISWLSMLAAAMSFTYSSIGLGLGVAQVIANGGVQGSMTGISIGAGVTPMQKVWRSTQAFGDIAFAYSYSLILIEIQDTIRAPPKSTESKVMKRATLVSVAVTTVFYMLCGCMGYAAFGDRAPGNLLTGFGFYEPFWLLDVANAAIVVHLVGAYQVYCQPLFAFVEKYAGQRWPESRYVTREIELSVGGFRVNMFRLTWRTAFVVATTVVSMMLPFFNDVVGFLGALGFWPLTVYFPVEMYIVQRKVPRWSTRWVCLQMLSGGCLVISLAAAAGSIAGIKSDLKVYHPFKS; encoded by the exons ATGCCGACAGCTCCGGCGCCTATAAATTGCCGCCCGTACCTCCTCAGTCCTCACCACCACCTCACGCTCTTGCAGATATTTTCCActccatcgatccatccatctctGCACGCCACATGCATCTGTAGTCACACGCACTATACGTACC GAATCAAGGCAGCTAAGAGGTTGATCGAAGAAACTGAGATGGGGGAGAGCGTCGTGGCCACGTACTACTACCCGTCGGCGGCAATGGAGGTgtccgccgccgagctcggcCAGAGCAAACAGCCCGGCTCCAAGGGTGgctgcgacgacgacgatcGCCCCAGCCGCACCG GCACGATGTGGACGGCGAGCTCGCACATCATCACGGCGGTGATCGGGTCCGGGGTGCTGTCGCTGGGCTGGGCCATCGCGCAGCTGGGCTGGGTGGCCGGCCCGGCGGTGATGCTGCTCTTCTCCCTCGTCACCTACTTCACCTCGTCCCTGCTCGCCGACTGCTACCGCTCGGGCGACCAGAGCACGGGCAAGCGCAACTACACCTACATGGACGCCGTGAACGCCAACCTGAGCGGCTTCAAGGTGAAGGTCTGTGGCCTGCTGCAGTACGCCAACATCGTGGGCGTGGCCATCGGGTACAccatcgccgcctccatcAGCATGCTGGCCATCAGCAGGGCCAACTGCTTCCACCGCAAGGGCCACGCCGACCCGTGCAAGATCTCCAGCGTGCCTTACATGCTCGTCTTCGGCGTCGCCCAGGTCTTCTTCTCCCAGATCCCCGACTTTGATCAGATCTCCTGGCTCTccatgctcgccgccgccatgtcctTCACCTACTCCTCCatcggcctcggcctcggcgtcGCCCAAGTCATCG CGAACGGAGGCGTGCAGGGAAGCATGACGGGGATCAGCATCGGGGCGGGGGTGACGCCGATGCAGAAGGTGTGGCGGAGCACGCAGGCGTTCGGggacatcgccttcgcataCTCCTACTCCCTCATCCTCATCGAGATCCAGGACACGATCCGGGCGCCGCCCAAGTCGACGGAGTCCAAGGTCATGAAGCGTGCCACGCTCGTCAGCGTGGCCGTGACAACCGTCTTCTACATGCTCTGCGGCTGCATGGGGTACGCGGCCTTCGGCGACCgggcgcccgggaacctcctcacCGGGTTCGGCTTCTACGAGCCCTTCTGGCTCCTGGACGTGGCCAacgccgccatcgtcgtccACCTCGTCGGGGCCTACCAGGTCTACTGCCAGCCCCTCTTCGCCTTCGTCGAGAAGTACGCGGGGCAGCGGTGGCCCGAGTCGCGGTACGTCACCAGGGAGATCGAGCTCTCCGTTGGTGGGTTCAGGGTGAACATGTTCCGGCTCACGTGGAGGACGGCGTTCGTGGTGGCGACCACCGTGGTGTCCATGATGCTGCCATTCTTCAACGACGTGGTGGGGTTCCTGGGCGCGCTCGGGTTCTGGCCGCTCACCGTCTACTTCCCCGTGGAGATGTATATCGTGCAGAGGAAAGTGCCCAGGTGGAGCACAAGGTGGGTGTGCCTGCAGATGCTCAGCGGCGGATGCCTCGTCATctccctggccgccgccgccggatccatCGCCGGCATCAAGTCCGACCTCAAGGTGTACCACCCGTTCAAGTCATGA
- the LOC104582914 gene encoding uncharacterized protein LOC104582914 isoform X2, whose product MAEDSFSLHLAGAGSWSSDSHPIPERMPLHFTVPIDPVRGALLISVDGDGNRTQIHTPPIPVIHGGRLMATTPVGSGPLIFVDKTDEFFTGDYPVPAGNFTASSRLIAATCAALRRPCPHFALSEDEDEGGEHIAAELQPPAQQPGSDWMKPDGGSSSKGLLKTPSCKVTSPTCPQAPTLSPGSSSIFAKLRSDWGTEFYIRVDREGLFHTYPDVGGPFQSTEQAENAIDRYLHGRRDPSMCEETAGVSEDEMVIRQCVFWPDGTWKRRTKSYVLQKVRDQMRELVHAVVDQYNKDHNLTGDYTYELKDIMQHEHFRENNMGQTKQEGINGSG is encoded by the exons atggccgaggaCTCCTTCAGTCTGCACTTAGCCGGCGCTGGCTCCTGGTCGTCGGACTCCCATCCGATCCCGGAGCGCATGCCGTTGCACTTTACTGTTCCCATCGACCCCGTGAGAGGAGCGCTCCTAATCTCCGTCGATGGCGATGGGAACCGCACGCAGATCCATACTCCTCCCATACCGGTAATCcacggcggaagattgatggcCACTACCCCCGTCGGCTCAGGGCCGCTGATCTTCGTCGATAAAACCGATGAGTTTTTCACAGGAGACTACCCTGTTCCCGCCGGGAACTTCACGGCCTCCAGCCGTCTCATCGCCGCAACCTGTGCTGCCTTGCGACGCCCCTGCCCCCACTTCGCTCT GTctgaggatgaggatgagggAGGCGAGCATATCGCTGCTGAGCTTCAACCACCAGCTCAACAGCCAGGAAGTGATTGGATGAAACCAGATGGTGGCTCGTCCTCGAAGGGCTTGCTAAAAACTCCGTCATGCAAGGTCACTTCCCCAACCTGTCCGCAGGCACCGACATTAAGTCCTGGGTCATCATCCATTTTTGCCAAGCTACGAAGTGATTGGGGTACGGAGTTCTACATCAGGGTTGATCGGGAGGGCTTATTCCACACATATCCTGATGTGGGTGGCCCATTTCAGAGCACTGAACAAGCTGAGAATGCTATTGATCGCTACCTTCATGGCCGTCGGGATCCCTCAAT GTGCGAGGAGACAGCTGGTGTTTCCGAAGATGAGATGGTTATAAGACAATGTGTTTTCTGGCCCGATGGCACGTGGAAGAGGCGTACAAAATCATATGTGCTTCAGAAAGTCCGTGATCAAATGCGCGAATTAGTCCACGCTGTCGTTGACCAGTATAATAAGGATCACAATCTTACGGGG GATTATACATATGAACTCAAAGATATTATGCAGCACGAACACTTCCGTGAGAACAATATGGG GCAAACCAAACAAGAAGGAATAAATGGGAGTGGATAG
- the LOC104582914 gene encoding uncharacterized protein LOC104582914 isoform X1, translating into MAEDSFSLHLAGAGSWSSDSHPIPERMPLHFTVPIDPVRGALLISVDGDGNRTQIHTPPIPVIHGGRLMATTPVGSGPLIFVDKTDEFFTGDYPVPAGNFTASSRLIAATCAALRRPCPHFALSEDEDEGGEHIAAELQPPAQQPGSDWMKPDGGSSSKGLLKTPSCKVTSPTCPQAPTLSPGSSSIFAKLRSDWGTEFYIRVDREGLFHTYPDVGGPFQSTEQAENAIDRYLHGRRDPSMCEETAGVSEDEMVIRQCVFWPDGTWKRRTKSYVLQKVRDQMRELVHAVVDQYNKDHNLTGDYTYELKDIMQHEHFRENNMGYRHLNFIAKTKVDYDDDGGQDDYVVDPVAVVAAVVALDGDDDFDDDYDLDCWIDKIFIVELRQTKQEGINGSG; encoded by the exons atggccgaggaCTCCTTCAGTCTGCACTTAGCCGGCGCTGGCTCCTGGTCGTCGGACTCCCATCCGATCCCGGAGCGCATGCCGTTGCACTTTACTGTTCCCATCGACCCCGTGAGAGGAGCGCTCCTAATCTCCGTCGATGGCGATGGGAACCGCACGCAGATCCATACTCCTCCCATACCGGTAATCcacggcggaagattgatggcCACTACCCCCGTCGGCTCAGGGCCGCTGATCTTCGTCGATAAAACCGATGAGTTTTTCACAGGAGACTACCCTGTTCCCGCCGGGAACTTCACGGCCTCCAGCCGTCTCATCGCCGCAACCTGTGCTGCCTTGCGACGCCCCTGCCCCCACTTCGCTCT GTctgaggatgaggatgagggAGGCGAGCATATCGCTGCTGAGCTTCAACCACCAGCTCAACAGCCAGGAAGTGATTGGATGAAACCAGATGGTGGCTCGTCCTCGAAGGGCTTGCTAAAAACTCCGTCATGCAAGGTCACTTCCCCAACCTGTCCGCAGGCACCGACATTAAGTCCTGGGTCATCATCCATTTTTGCCAAGCTACGAAGTGATTGGGGTACGGAGTTCTACATCAGGGTTGATCGGGAGGGCTTATTCCACACATATCCTGATGTGGGTGGCCCATTTCAGAGCACTGAACAAGCTGAGAATGCTATTGATCGCTACCTTCATGGCCGTCGGGATCCCTCAAT GTGCGAGGAGACAGCTGGTGTTTCCGAAGATGAGATGGTTATAAGACAATGTGTTTTCTGGCCCGATGGCACGTGGAAGAGGCGTACAAAATCATATGTGCTTCAGAAAGTCCGTGATCAAATGCGCGAATTAGTCCACGCTGTCGTTGACCAGTATAATAAGGATCACAATCTTACGGGG GATTATACATATGAACTCAAAGATATTATGCAGCACGAACACTTCCGTGAGAACAATATGGGGTACCGTCATCTGAATTTCATTGCAAAGACTAAAGTAGattatgatgatgatggtggtcAAGATGATTATGTTGTTGATcctgttgctgttgttgctgctgttgttgctcttgatggtgatgatgaCTTCGATGACGATTATGATTTGGATTGCTGGATCGACAAAATATTCATTGTTGAACTCAGGCAAACCAAACAAGAAGGAATAAATGGGAGTGGATAG